One Ignavibacteria bacterium genomic window carries:
- a CDS encoding type 1 glutamine amidotransferase-like domain-containing protein: MSFHKIFLIILIILTELLYSQGYICAIGGGSENYNDWSDEPYRWIVQKSDSGKIIILSYSDASSWLPNYFMWLGADTAYNKTISSTTIANLQSTYDELITAKAIFLRGGDQWQYIRLWKGTKTEDAIKYVFQNGGVIAGTSAGAMVLGEFDFSAQNGSAYPDEALLNPFYSRMKFENNFLNLMPNVLIDTHLMERGRHGRLIAMLYNIFYTYGKKIIGAGIDDRTAICIYPDKSAVVMGSGSVAVFYFDGKTKLSEFTNNKYTIENLRGHLLTKNWKFDFQNLDILEVPASAKVLDSSAGFSFSKTNFYLTGNNDISLHTNQNLSQFLISNNSTNILLITHPGFSGTNTIINYLQSNNYNYSVLYLDSLVLNIPEEASKISAATCFIIAGDSLKHLTLLNQQGTLLSDSFYSSINQSKPIFFFGNSGKIAGQFYVDNVDLDNLASFRGRMTNNNGLSIFDDLIFQPMIYENSNFYENRMSSVLWGMMRNRKRFGLYLNGTGRVEISKFDSSLSGNVSIPYLIIDARDALYIDSSTYRASGSVGPRQVVAIDKFRISITNHSQIKYLFNKGKFDQLTSVNELSEEVEFEPFELHQNFPNPFNNETKIRFTFRSDKQKFVSLKVFNILGQNVKVLFNDFLNAGYYELDFKATDLPNGIYFLRLEIDNYSQTRKMVLLK; this comes from the coding sequence ATGAGTTTTCATAAAATTTTCTTAATTATTTTAATTATCCTTACAGAACTTCTTTACTCACAGGGCTACATTTGTGCAATTGGTGGAGGAAGTGAAAATTACAACGATTGGAGCGATGAACCTTACCGCTGGATTGTGCAAAAATCAGATAGCGGAAAAATTATCATCTTAAGCTATTCAGATGCATCCAGCTGGTTACCAAATTATTTTATGTGGCTTGGTGCTGATACTGCATATAATAAAACAATTTCTTCAACTACAATAGCTAATCTTCAGTCAACTTACGATGAACTTATTACTGCGAAAGCTATTTTTCTCAGAGGTGGAGATCAATGGCAGTACATTAGATTGTGGAAAGGGACAAAAACAGAAGATGCAATTAAATATGTCTTTCAGAATGGTGGTGTAATTGCTGGAACAAGTGCTGGCGCAATGGTACTTGGTGAATTTGATTTCAGCGCTCAAAATGGTTCTGCCTATCCTGATGAAGCTTTGCTGAATCCCTTCTATTCAAGAATGAAATTCGAAAATAATTTTTTAAATCTAATGCCAAATGTTTTGATTGATACACATTTAATGGAAAGAGGTCGACACGGCAGATTAATTGCAATGTTATATAATATTTTTTATACATATGGGAAAAAAATAATCGGAGCCGGAATTGATGACAGAACAGCGATTTGTATTTATCCTGATAAATCAGCAGTCGTAATGGGAAGCGGCTCGGTAGCAGTTTTTTATTTCGATGGTAAAACCAAACTATCTGAGTTCACAAACAATAAATACACAATTGAAAATCTTCGCGGTCATCTCTTAACTAAAAACTGGAAATTTGATTTTCAGAATCTTGACATTTTAGAAGTTCCTGCCTCAGCAAAAGTACTGGATAGTTCTGCTGGCTTTAGTTTTTCAAAGACAAATTTTTATCTAACTGGAAATAACGATATTAGTTTACATACCAATCAGAATCTTTCTCAATTTTTAATTAGTAATAATTCAACAAATATTTTACTTATAACTCACCCAGGATTTTCTGGAACAAACACAATCATAAATTATCTTCAATCAAATAATTACAATTACTCAGTCTTATATCTCGATAGTTTAGTATTGAATATTCCCGAAGAAGCATCAAAAATTTCAGCAGCAACCTGCTTTATAATTGCAGGTGATTCATTAAAACATCTGACTTTGCTAAATCAACAAGGAACATTGTTATCTGATTCTTTTTATTCAAGCATTAATCAATCAAAGCCAATATTTTTCTTCGGGAATTCTGGAAAGATTGCGGGTCAATTTTATGTTGATAATGTTGATTTAGATAATCTTGCCTCGTTTAGAGGAAGAATGACTAATAATAATGGTCTTTCAATTTTTGATGATTTAATTTTTCAACCAATGATTTATGAAAATTCGAATTTCTACGAGAATCGGATGAGCTCTGTTTTGTGGGGTATGATGAGAAATAGAAAAAGATTCGGGTTATATCTGAACGGGACTGGCAGAGTTGAGATTTCAAAATTTGATTCATCACTATCTGGGAATGTATCAATACCATATTTAATCATTGATGCACGAGATGCACTTTATATCGATTCATCAACATATAGAGCAAGCGGAAGTGTCGGTCCAAGACAGGTTGTTGCAATTGATAAATTTAGGATTTCAATTACAAATCATTCGCAAATAAAATATTTATTTAATAAAGGGAAATTTGATCAATTAACATCGGTCAATGAACTTAGTGAAGAAGTTGAATTTGAACCATTTGAACTGCATCAAAATTTCCCAAATCCTTTTAACAATGAAACAAAAATTAGATTTACATTTAGATCGGATAAACAAAAATTTGTTTCACTAAAAGTTTTTAACATTCTTGGACAGAATGTAAAAGTTTTATTTAATGATTTTCTAAATGCTGGGTATTATGAACTTGATTTCAAGGCAACTGATCTGCCAAATGGAATTTATTTTTTAAGACTTGAGATTGATAATTATTCTCAAACAAGAAAAATGGTTTTATTAAAGTAA
- a CDS encoding PorV/PorQ family protein: MKRVFILVLVLSINLIAQNPNLGTSGAQFLQIPIGARNAALGSAVVGLTDDASAVFWNPAGIANVQSTSFHFTFFNWFKFFDVNAFAVAKNFGDFGILGASIIVLNMEKMEITTELEPNGTGRFFDAQDMAIGLTYARNLTDRFRFGLTMKYIYQRIWNETSNGIAFDIGTQYTLDFQNLTIAMSMTNFGPDLNMSGPDLNVVHDRNNNFPLNRLTPARLVTDDYPLPLHFQVGIGMDLFKTEFFKSRIGIDASHPNDNKERIHFGSEFTFFDMLSIRGGYKYNYDDENFTLGGGIKTVFADYKLSFDYSYSAFKILPNVHRISLNFEF; the protein is encoded by the coding sequence ATGAAAAGAGTTTTTATTTTGGTTTTAGTTTTGTCCATCAATTTAATTGCTCAAAATCCAAATCTTGGAACATCTGGAGCTCAGTTTTTACAAATCCCTATAGGAGCAAGAAACGCTGCACTTGGTTCTGCAGTTGTTGGTCTAACGGATGATGCTTCAGCAGTATTCTGGAATCCAGCCGGTATTGCAAATGTTCAATCAACTTCTTTTCATTTTACTTTTTTCAACTGGTTCAAATTTTTTGATGTTAATGCTTTCGCAGTTGCGAAAAATTTCGGTGATTTTGGAATACTTGGTGCAAGCATTATCGTTTTGAATATGGAAAAGATGGAGATTACAACTGAATTAGAACCAAATGGAACGGGAAGATTTTTTGATGCGCAGGATATGGCAATTGGGTTAACTTATGCAAGAAATTTGACTGATAGATTTCGATTTGGTTTGACTATGAAATATATTTATCAAAGAATATGGAACGAGACTTCTAATGGAATCGCCTTTGATATTGGGACACAATACACATTAGATTTTCAAAATTTAACTATTGCAATGTCAATGACAAACTTTGGCCCTGATTTGAATATGTCCGGTCCAGATTTAAATGTAGTTCACGATAGAAATAATAACTTTCCTTTAAACAGATTAACCCCTGCTCGACTGGTAACCGATGACTATCCTTTGCCTTTACATTTTCAAGTGGGCATTGGAATGGACTTATTTAAAACCGAATTCTTTAAGTCTCGAATTGGGATTGATGCTTCTCACCCAAATGACAATAAAGAAAGAATTCATTTCGGTTCAGAGTTTACTTTCTTTGATATGCTTTCAATTCGAGGCGGATACAAATACAATTATGATGATGAAAACTTTACACTTGGCGGTGGGATAAAAACTGTTTTTGCTGATTATAAATTATCGTTTGATTACAGTTACTCGGCATTTAAAATTTTACCAAATGTTCATCGTATCTCTTTGAACTTTGAATTTTAA
- a CDS encoding TonB-dependent receptor — protein sequence MKKLILFFLVIGSNLIAGVTGKLVGTVKDAETKEPVIGANVILVGTNLGAATDVNGRFVILNIPPGVYSVRVSSIGYEAVIVENVKIIIDQTTEISVQLKQTDIVLQEVYVVAKTPMIQKDMTSSISIITREKIEALPVSRFTDILTLQAGVVGEGTAIHVRGGRTNEVAYLVDGMYVKDPLLGRLATDINNDAIQEMTLLSGTFNAEYGNAMSSVVNIVTREGTDRFSGKLEFRTSDFGLSPYDKFDENRLNASLSGPIFTNKLKYFVSFDRDNRGSYLPFGYNKVSTFFSKLTTTHIPSIKITLSNRGSKGRRQNYSHEFKYIPEQYLRIRTDSWQTALTFTHTLSPRLFYDFRASYFNQGFYSGIDKDTSQYLSVSQREYFPNIGNGFEFYSKADPLEMTDSRTVTADFKIDFQWQASEIHELKFGGQFKKHWIRYWNIYDPKRNFPYINNYKTYPFEFATYIQDKIEYPYLIINLGLRFDYLNANVEFRQNPLDPNSIVKVKPRYQLSPRVGIAHPISDRTKLHFSYGHFFQNPDFEFLFENKQYDLNVREPLFGQPSLDAQRTVAYEVGLSHQFSERMAAHLVAYYKDVTGLIGTRYYFPYFEGRYVGYTLYVNEDYANIKGLELTIDVRPDRYFSGGLTYTYSVAKGSASSETEQYPGTQESTLLYYLDFDKTHVLNATATFTIPENEGPEFSGLKLFSNTDYSLIFKASSGYPYTPSGRDIGFVVKNSLRRPATYTIDLQLGKEIKLIKNSKLRIFAEIYNLTNRKNVIYVYPDTGDPEYTFVGGHSEEWMKNPANYGPPRIIRLGMGIKF from the coding sequence ATGAAAAAATTAATTTTATTTTTTTTAGTTATTGGTTCGAATTTAATTGCTGGGGTTACGGGTAAACTTGTTGGAACTGTAAAAGACGCAGAAACGAAAGAACCAGTTATAGGGGCAAATGTAATTTTAGTCGGAACAAATTTAGGTGCTGCAACCGATGTTAATGGAAGATTTGTTATTCTCAACATTCCTCCGGGTGTTTATTCAGTAAGAGTAAGCTCGATTGGTTATGAGGCTGTAATAGTTGAGAATGTAAAAATAATTATAGATCAAACGACTGAAATTTCAGTTCAGCTAAAACAAACAGATATTGTATTGCAGGAAGTTTATGTTGTCGCGAAGACTCCAATGATTCAAAAAGATATGACGAGTTCAATATCAATCATTACGAGAGAAAAAATTGAAGCACTTCCTGTTTCAAGATTTACAGATATATTAACTCTTCAAGCAGGCGTTGTAGGTGAAGGGACAGCAATTCATGTTCGTGGTGGAAGAACAAATGAAGTCGCTTACCTTGTAGATGGAATGTATGTCAAAGATCCTTTACTCGGTCGGCTTGCAACTGATATTAACAATGATGCAATTCAAGAGATGACTTTACTTTCAGGGACTTTTAATGCAGAATATGGAAATGCTATGAGCAGTGTTGTTAACATTGTAACTCGTGAAGGAACTGACAGATTTTCCGGCAAACTTGAATTTAGGACGAGCGATTTTGGCTTGAGTCCATACGATAAATTTGATGAAAATAGATTGAATGCAAGTTTGAGTGGACCAATTTTTACAAATAAACTAAAATATTTTGTCTCCTTTGATCGAGATAATCGAGGAAGTTATCTCCCATTTGGCTATAATAAAGTTTCTACTTTTTTCTCAAAGTTGACCACAACTCATATTCCCTCAATTAAGATAACTTTGTCCAATAGAGGAAGTAAAGGCAGAAGGCAAAATTATTCACATGAATTTAAATACATACCCGAACAATATTTGAGAATAAGAACAGACAGTTGGCAGACAGCTTTGACCTTTACTCACACATTATCGCCGAGACTTTTTTACGATTTCAGAGCTTCTTATTTCAATCAAGGCTTTTATTCTGGAATTGATAAAGATACTTCTCAATATTTATCAGTAAGTCAGAGAGAATATTTTCCGAATATTGGTAACGGATTCGAATTTTACTCTAAAGCCGATCCTCTTGAGATGACGGACAGCCGTACGGTAACTGCAGATTTTAAAATAGATTTCCAATGGCAGGCTTCAGAAATTCATGAATTGAAATTCGGAGGACAATTTAAAAAGCACTGGATACGCTATTGGAACATTTACGATCCTAAAAGAAATTTCCCTTATATAAATAATTACAAAACTTATCCATTTGAATTTGCAACCTACATACAAGATAAAATTGAATATCCTTATTTAATAATTAATCTTGGGCTCCGTTTTGATTACTTAAATGCAAATGTTGAATTCAGACAAAATCCATTAGATCCAAATTCAATTGTTAAAGTTAAACCGAGATATCAGTTAAGCCCGAGAGTGGGTATTGCACATCCGATTTCTGACAGAACAAAATTACATTTTTCTTATGGACATTTCTTTCAAAACCCAGACTTTGAGTTTCTGTTTGAGAATAAACAATATGATTTAAATGTGAGAGAACCTCTCTTTGGTCAACCTTCACTTGATGCACAAAGAACTGTTGCCTATGAAGTTGGTTTGTCTCATCAATTTTCTGAAAGAATGGCGGCTCACCTTGTTGCATATTACAAAGATGTAACGGGATTAATAGGTACACGATATTATTTCCCTTACTTTGAAGGAAGATATGTCGGATATACTCTTTATGTAAATGAAGACTATGCTAATATTAAAGGACTTGAATTAACAATTGATGTTCGACCCGATAGATATTTTTCTGGTGGTTTAACTTATACTTATTCCGTTGCTAAGGGCAGTGCATCTTCTGAAACAGAGCAGTATCCCGGAACTCAAGAATCAACATTGCTCTATTACTTAGATTTTGATAAAACCCATGTATTAAATGCAACTGCAACTTTCACAATTCCAGAAAATGAAGGACCAGAGTTTTCGGGATTAAAACTTTTTTCAAATACAGATTATAGTTTGATTTTCAAAGCTAGCAGTGGTTATCCTTATACTCCGAGTGGAAGAGACATAGGGTTTGTTGTTAAAAATTCTCTCCGAAGACCTGCTACTTATACAATCGATCTACAACTTGGTAAAGAGATTAAATTGATAAAAAACTCAAAGCTCAGAATTTTTGCTGAAATCTATAATCTCACTAATCGAAAGAATGTTATTTATGTTTATCCTGATACCGGGGATCCTGAATACACATTTGTAGGCGGTCATTCTGAAGAATGGATGAAAAATCCAGCAAATTATGGTCCGCCAAGAATTATAAGATTAGGAATGGGAATTAAATTTTAA
- a CDS encoding MurR/RpiR family transcriptional regulator, with product MKNIILARYNSIPKKQRKLADYFLENLDVIPFLNIYEISEATQFSVASIVRFTQRLGFKGYSEFRSELLKGLQKNLKKLEMFPSIKVNELKEHMLVAVANQEIKNINETLQLIDKSTFDSVIDLILKSERVFTMGLGISYLLSQILSYQLNQVGIDSSFLRSDTSTFYDQILFMTNKDLLIAFSFPPYSVETIEAAKFAKERKIKIVAITNKSSAPLTFHSTHSLIVKSENMLFTNSFSAISVLINAIATECAKRDKKRAEKILNEFNLIMKRFNQVIT from the coding sequence ATGAAAAACATAATCTTAGCCAGGTACAATTCGATTCCAAAGAAGCAGCGTAAACTTGCTGATTATTTTTTAGAAAACCTTGATGTAATTCCTTTTCTAAACATTTACGAAATCTCAGAAGCCACACAGTTTAGTGTGGCTTCTATTGTTAGATTTACTCAACGGCTTGGGTTCAAAGGTTATAGTGAATTTAGATCAGAGTTATTGAAAGGATTGCAAAAAAATCTTAAAAAGCTTGAAATGTTTCCTTCAATTAAAGTGAATGAATTGAAGGAGCACATGTTAGTAGCAGTTGCAAATCAGGAAATTAAAAACATAAACGAAACTCTTCAATTAATTGATAAAAGTACTTTTGACTCAGTGATTGATTTGATATTAAAATCGGAAAGAGTTTTTACGATGGGGTTAGGCATTTCGTATCTACTTTCGCAGATACTTTCTTATCAATTAAATCAGGTAGGGATAGATTCAAGTTTCTTGAGAAGTGATACATCTACATTTTATGATCAAATTCTTTTTATGACAAATAAAGATTTGCTAATTGCTTTTTCATTTCCGCCATACTCAGTTGAAACAATTGAAGCTGCAAAATTCGCTAAAGAAAGGAAAATTAAGATTGTTGCAATTACAAATAAGAGTTCCGCACCATTAACATTTCATTCAACACACTCACTAATTGTAAAAAGTGAGAATATGCTATTTACCAATTCTTTCTCAGCCATATCTGTTTTGATCAATGCCATAGCGACTGAATGTGCAAAGAGGGATAAAAAGAGAGCCGAGAAAATTTTGAATGAGTTTAATTTAATAATGAAAAGATTTAATCAAGTAATAACCTAA
- a CDS encoding T9SS type A sorting domain-containing protein produces MNVYGRVRIHSPAINNLRQIDRSSILIGVNKDQVYDYKKDADTEIQPYNVQSPEKSDYEIFGAFNNAYSNLPPNFLVRLSVYGWQNQSYVICKFTVVNRENSTLTPFIGIEFIPQPDGTYGLETVKFNLPNYIGYSFRGTSPLVGYKIFSQPTYSFRVIDWTASYYDPDSLLWGYLTYGNFDTSFVAGGDGSVAILTQEPVTIQPNDSAHFWVGIAVGSDETQLINNMEQAYAKYTTLTTVNDGINPYSYELKQNYPNPFNPKTMIEFSIPEKQNVELSVYNSLGQKVKTLVNRELDAGKHFVEFDASELTSGIYFYKLSSGQFTSIKKMVLLK; encoded by the coding sequence GTGAATGTTTATGGAAGGGTTCGTATACATTCACCAGCAATAAACAATTTAAGACAAATTGATAGATCGTCAATTTTAATTGGTGTTAACAAAGATCAGGTATATGATTACAAAAAAGATGCGGATACAGAAATTCAACCTTATAATGTACAAAGCCCTGAGAAAAGCGATTATGAAATTTTTGGCGCATTTAATAATGCTTATTCAAATTTACCGCCAAACTTTCTTGTCAGACTTTCAGTTTATGGGTGGCAGAATCAGAGTTATGTAATCTGTAAATTCACTGTGGTTAATCGCGAGAATTCTACTCTTACTCCGTTTATAGGAATTGAATTTATTCCACAGCCTGATGGAACTTATGGACTTGAAACAGTTAAATTCAATTTGCCAAATTACATTGGTTATTCTTTCAGAGGAACAAGTCCTCTGGTCGGATACAAAATATTTTCACAACCAACTTATTCATTTAGAGTAATTGATTGGACGGCTTCTTATTATGATCCTGACTCACTTCTCTGGGGATATTTAACTTATGGTAACTTTGATACTTCCTTTGTTGCCGGCGGTGATGGTTCAGTTGCTATTTTAACTCAAGAACCTGTAACCATTCAGCCCAATGATTCTGCTCATTTTTGGGTTGGGATTGCAGTTGGAAGTGATGAGACACAATTGATTAATAATATGGAACAAGCCTACGCAAAATACACAACCCTGACAACAGTAAATGATGGAATAAATCCTTACTCCTACGAATTAAAACAAAATTATCCCAATCCATTCAATCCAAAGACTATGATTGAGTTCTCAATTCCAGAAAAGCAAAATGTTGAGTTATCTGTTTATAATTCTCTTGGACAAAAAGTAAAAACTTTGGTTAATAGAGAACTTGATGCGGGAAAACATTTTGTTGAATTTGATGCTTCTGAATTGACATCTGGTATCTACTTTTACAAACTAAGCTCTGGTCAATTTACATCAATTAAAAAAATGGTTCTATTGAAATAA
- the yfcC gene encoding putative basic amino acid antiporter YfcC, translating into MKTNYKFKLRVPNTYLLIFSLLVFIAILTWVIPGGKYERTLVNGREVVVPGSFKYVESNPQDLFDLFIAPLKGFKEAALIIGFILFVGGAFNVLTSTGAIDAFIKRLLLMHNKSPIMRAAFIPILVILFSFGGATFGMNEEIIPFVLILVPIALALGYDSIVGVAIPLIGAHIGFASAFLNPFNVGIAQGIAELPLFSGLSYRVFCWIISTTIAIIFITYYSRKVYKNPSISPVFDIDQERKLNETNLELNSEEKLTLRHKLVLLIFVLSLAGLVIGVIKFKWFIEEISALFVIMGVLAGIFGGLKTDKIVNSFINGAKDLVGTAIIVALARATLVISRDAHIIDTILYGLTPFVESSSPIFSAQKMFIVQAIINFFVHSGSGQAALTMPIMAPLADLTGVSRQTAILAFQFGEYTNIIIPTSAVTMGALTMAKVPWERWAKLVLPLMVILFLLGFILLIPPFLINYQ; encoded by the coding sequence GTGAAAACCAACTATAAATTCAAATTAAGAGTACCAAATACTTATTTGCTCATTTTTTCATTGCTGGTATTTATAGCAATATTAACCTGGGTAATTCCTGGCGGTAAATATGAAAGAACTTTAGTCAATGGGCGTGAGGTAGTTGTTCCTGGTTCTTTTAAATATGTAGAGAGCAATCCTCAGGACTTATTTGATCTTTTCATTGCACCATTAAAAGGATTTAAAGAAGCCGCCTTGATAATTGGATTCATTCTTTTTGTTGGTGGTGCTTTTAATGTTCTGACAAGCACTGGTGCAATTGATGCTTTTATTAAAAGACTTCTTTTAATGCATAATAAATCTCCTATAATGCGTGCAGCATTTATTCCTATACTTGTTATTCTTTTCTCTTTTGGTGGGGCGACATTCGGAATGAATGAGGAGATAATTCCTTTCGTTTTGATACTGGTTCCAATTGCACTAGCATTAGGATATGATTCGATTGTTGGTGTTGCAATTCCGCTTATTGGTGCTCACATAGGATTTGCAAGTGCTTTCTTAAATCCATTTAATGTAGGAATTGCTCAGGGGATTGCTGAGCTCCCCTTGTTCTCTGGTCTGAGTTATAGAGTCTTCTGCTGGATAATCTCAACTACAATTGCAATAATTTTTATCACTTATTATTCGAGAAAGGTTTATAAAAATCCATCCATTAGTCCAGTATTTGATATTGATCAGGAAAGAAAACTTAACGAAACGAATTTAGAATTGAATTCGGAAGAAAAATTGACACTAAGACATAAACTTGTTCTGTTAATCTTTGTTCTTAGTTTAGCTGGACTTGTAATTGGAGTTATAAAATTCAAATGGTTCATTGAAGAAATTTCTGCTTTGTTTGTGATTATGGGAGTACTTGCAGGAATTTTTGGTGGATTAAAGACAGATAAAATTGTTAATTCATTCATCAATGGTGCAAAAGATCTGGTGGGTACGGCCATAATTGTTGCTTTAGCTAGAGCAACTCTGGTTATTTCAAGAGATGCTCATATAATTGATACAATTTTATATGGACTGACACCATTTGTTGAATCTTCCTCTCCAATTTTTTCTGCACAGAAAATGTTTATAGTTCAAGCAATAATTAATTTCTTTGTTCACAGTGGAAGTGGACAGGCTGCACTTACAATGCCAATTATGGCTCCGCTTGCTGATTTAACAGGTGTATCAAGACAAACAGCAATACTAGCCTTTCAATTTGGTGAATACACAAATATCATTATTCCAACTTCGGCGGTTACGATGGGTGCTCTAACAATGGCTAAAGTGCCCTGGGAAAGATGGGCAAAATTGGTTTTGCCTTTAATGGTAATATTATTCTTGTTGGGATTTATTCTCTTAATTCCACCATTTTTAATTAACTATCAATAA
- a CDS encoding cyanophycinase, producing MIKSKIKLIVLLFLFFLESFFAQPKGYLIIIGGGNRTDEIMTKILELSKADSRVLIIPNASSEPLITGERLKKEFQALGFKDVLVFYGDREKANDEGFIKQFKNCNVVFFSGGDQNLLTRDLLNTSLLELIKSIYKSGGVVSGTSAGAAVMSKIMITGDEYRNKDSSNPFNCIEAENIITSEGFGFIENSIIDQHFIKRKRLNRLISVVLENQDKLGIGIDESTAIVVYPDQTFEVIGESQVIVFDPTKSTQVTKNQSNKLSGSNILMHILVSGQKFDLKSKSVVK from the coding sequence ATGATTAAAAGTAAAATCAAATTAATTGTTTTACTTTTTCTCTTTTTTCTGGAAAGTTTCTTCGCTCAACCAAAAGGGTATCTTATCATAATTGGTGGTGGTAATCGAACTGACGAAATTATGACAAAAATACTTGAACTTAGTAAAGCTGATTCCAGAGTTTTGATTATTCCCAATGCTTCAAGTGAGCCATTAATTACGGGTGAAAGATTGAAAAAAGAGTTTCAAGCACTCGGCTTTAAAGATGTTCTTGTGTTTTATGGCGATAGAGAAAAGGCAAATGATGAAGGATTCATTAAGCAGTTCAAAAATTGTAATGTTGTTTTCTTTTCGGGCGGAGATCAGAATTTATTAACCAGAGATTTGCTTAATACATCACTTTTAGAATTGATAAAGAGTATTTACAAAAGTGGTGGTGTTGTAAGTGGAACAAGCGCAGGTGCTGCTGTAATGAGTAAAATTATGATTACCGGGGATGAATACAGAAACAAGGATTCCTCAAATCCTTTTAATTGTATTGAAGCTGAGAACATAATTACATCCGAAGGATTTGGTTTCATTGAAAATTCTATTATTGATCAACACTTTATTAAAAGAAAAAGGTTAAATAGACTAATTAGTGTTGTTCTTGAAAATCAAGATAAACTTGGAATTGGTATTGATGAGTCTACTGCGATTGTTGTTTATCCAGATCAAACCTTTGAAGTAATAGGGGAAAGTCAGGTAATCGTCTTTGATCCAACTAAGTCAACACAGGTAACTAAAAATCAAAGCAATAAACTTAGTGGCTCTAATATCTTAATGCACATCCTGGTATCTGGACAAAAATTTGATCTTAAATCAAAGAGTGTTGTAAAGTGA
- a CDS encoding M20/M25/M40 family metallo-hydrolase, with translation MVTDNFNENELVDLFISLSKIEGLSKNEREVSEFIKEFISQFNLKVFEDDAFQIDGGNSGNLICEINGGGDFVLLSHMDTARSTKNLSPIIQNGKITSDGRSILGADNRAGISAILYALKKSIENGRKIKPFTIAFTICEETTLSGSRFLKLRNNIKMGFVFDSHLDPGNFIIKSPGALMFKVNIEGKASHAGIEPEKGINAIEVAAKAISRIKQGRIEEETTLNIGKISGGEATNVVPELVIIEGEIRSFDSSKVDSLILTVKNIFENEAKSFGAKIYFNFSWDFKPYQIKPEWDVYKRIVDAISKAGLKPEEKISFGGSDANSLNEKGIPTINIGIGAKNPHSNNEYILIEHLVQASKIAYHLMNYD, from the coding sequence ATGGTTACAGATAATTTTAATGAAAATGAACTTGTAGATCTTTTCATTTCACTTTCCAAGATTGAGGGGCTATCGAAAAACGAGAGGGAAGTTTCAGAGTTTATTAAAGAATTTATCAGTCAGTTTAATCTTAAAGTTTTTGAAGATGATGCATTTCAAATTGATGGGGGCAATTCTGGAAATTTGATCTGTGAAATTAATGGTGGTGGTGATTTTGTTTTGCTTTCTCATATGGATACAGCCAGATCAACAAAGAATTTATCACCAATAATTCAAAATGGTAAAATAACTTCAGACGGTAGATCAATCCTCGGTGCCGATAATCGTGCAGGCATTTCGGCAATCCTTTATGCCTTAAAAAAATCAATTGAAAATGGAAGAAAAATTAAACCGTTCACAATAGCTTTTACTATTTGTGAAGAAACGACTCTGAGCGGTTCAAGATTTCTAAAATTGAGAAATAATATTAAAATGGGTTTCGTTTTCGATTCTCATTTAGATCCTGGTAATTTCATAATCAAGTCTCCTGGTGCTTTAATGTTCAAAGTCAATATCGAAGGAAAAGCATCGCATGCTGGTATTGAACCAGAAAAAGGCATCAATGCAATTGAAGTAGCTGCTAAGGCAATTTCAAGGATTAAGCAAGGAAGAATTGAAGAAGAAACAACTTTGAATATCGGAAAAATCTCTGGTGGTGAAGCTACGAATGTGGTTCCGGAATTGGTAATAATTGAAGGTGAAATTAGATCTTTTGATTCTTCGAAAGTCGATAGTTTGATTCTTACAGTAAAAAATATTTTTGAAAATGAAGCAAAAAGCTTTGGGGCTAAAATTTATTTTAATTTTAGTTGGGATTTCAAACCATATCAGATTAAACCTGAATGGGATGTTTATAAAAGAATTGTAGATGCGATTTCAAAAGCAGGTTTAAAACCAGAAGAAAAAATCTCATTTGGCGGCAGCGATGCAAATTCATTAAACGAGAAAGGCATACCAACAATAAATATCGGAATCGGAGCTAAAAATCCGCATAGCAATAATGAATACATTTTAATTGAACATTTAGTTCAAGCATCGAAAATAGCTTATCATTTAATGAACTATGATTAA